In Gossypium arboreum isolate Shixiya-1 chromosome 5, ASM2569848v2, whole genome shotgun sequence, a single genomic region encodes these proteins:
- the LOC108452319 gene encoding uncharacterized protein LOC108452319 isoform X2, whose translation MKYLNPRTKQSIQPHSGSSQHRSSTKASWASRGTSSTQNQSVDSFRPKAAIECAVVLHPRDGKRQSSKIFDRAFTSQDDSLKTHFLGNL comes from the exons ATGAAATACCTCAATCCCAGAACCAAGCAGAGCATTCAACCTCATAGTGGGTCTAGCCAGCATCGATCCTCTACAAAAGCTTCTTGGGCTTCTAGAGGAACATCCTCCACCCAGAACCAGTCAGTCGACTCTTTCCGACCCAAAGCTGCTATTGAATGCGCAGTAGTATTACATCCTCGAGACGGGAAGCGACAGAGCTCAAAAATTTTCGATAGAGCTTTCACATCTCAG GATGATTCACTGAAAACCCATTTCTTGGGCAATCTGTAA
- the LOC108452319 gene encoding uncharacterized protein LOC108452319 isoform X1: MKYLNPRTKQSIQPHSGSSQHRSSTKASWASRGTSSTQNQSVDSFRPKAAIECAVVLHPRDGKRQSSKIFDRAFTSQDRHHFSHTHRTSLYYLVSILNLTHQWRGPMGYHN; this comes from the exons ATGAAATACCTCAATCCCAGAACCAAGCAGAGCATTCAACCTCATAGTGGGTCTAGCCAGCATCGATCCTCTACAAAAGCTTCTTGGGCTTCTAGAGGAACATCCTCCACCCAGAACCAGTCAGTCGACTCTTTCCGACCCAAAGCTGCTATTGAATGCGCAGTAGTATTACATCCTCGAGACGGGAAGCGACAGAGCTCAAAAATTTTCGATAGAGCTTTCACATCTCAG GACCGCCATCACTTCAGCCATACACACCGTACAAGCCTAT ATTACCTCGTATCCATATTAAACTTAACCCACCAGTGGAGGGGACCAATGGGCTACCACAACTAG